A single genomic interval of Fibrobacter sp. UWB4 harbors:
- the pdxT gene encoding pyridoxal 5'-phosphate synthase glutaminase subunit PdxT: MKIGVLAVQGAFAEHRTSLEKLGVETFEIRQLRDLEQDFDGLVLPGGESTVQGKLLQELGLFEPLRERIESGLPTFGTCAGLILLADKLSNDGHTYFATTPVTVERNAYGRQLGSFYTEENFDGIGKIPMTFIRAPLIQRASQDVQILATVQNQIVAVRYRNQLAISFHPELNSDLRVHQYFVEEIVKANRMQAKKAA; this comes from the coding sequence ATTAAAATCGGCGTGCTCGCCGTGCAAGGTGCATTTGCAGAACACCGAACGTCGCTTGAAAAGCTCGGAGTCGAGACGTTTGAAATTCGTCAGCTCCGCGATTTAGAACAAGATTTTGACGGACTCGTTCTCCCCGGCGGCGAAAGCACCGTGCAAGGAAAACTCTTGCAGGAACTCGGACTTTTTGAACCTTTACGCGAACGCATCGAAAGCGGACTCCCGACATTCGGGACTTGCGCAGGCCTCATTTTACTGGCAGACAAACTCAGCAACGATGGTCACACGTATTTTGCGACAACGCCCGTCACTGTAGAACGCAACGCCTACGGTCGGCAGCTTGGAAGTTTCTACACCGAAGAAAATTTCGATGGAATCGGAAAAATCCCGATGACGTTCATCCGAGCCCCGCTCATACAGCGCGCAAGTCAGGATGTGCAAATTCTAGCGACCGTCCAAAATCAAATTGTCGCCGTACGATACAGGAATCAACTCGCTATTTCTTTCCACCCGGAACTCAATAGCGATTTACGAGTGCACCAATATTTCGTGGAGGAAATTGTGAAAGCAAATCGAATGCAAGCAAAGAAAGCTGCTTAA